A genomic segment from Luteibacter aegosomatis encodes:
- a CDS encoding universal stress protein encodes MTLELLLHVPRLPLQGAGLRAALAMATRMGARLDAMHVVDLPAAAFTVPEAVPLQLDAVRQRTTDARAVADEWTALLASHGLHGKWRVANGDTVTLLAHASAGYDLVVMERSSTMRGDAPIGFGVVSRTVFASSRGVLVVPDNAPVGTLGEHVLVAWSGSRESALAVRSSLHLLRRAARVTVIDGSRDEDIDTCALPDTDICHWLDSHGVTATVRRLDDGAKAAPGPALLDIAHAEKADLIVMGAWGRSRLSEMVLGGTTRYLFMQSDVPMLVAH; translated from the coding sequence ATGACCCTCGAACTGCTCCTGCACGTCCCCCGCCTGCCCTTGCAGGGCGCGGGCCTGCGCGCGGCGCTGGCCATGGCCACGCGGATGGGCGCCCGGCTCGACGCCATGCACGTGGTCGACCTTCCCGCCGCCGCCTTCACCGTGCCCGAAGCCGTGCCCCTGCAGTTGGATGCGGTGCGCCAGCGCACGACCGACGCCCGTGCCGTGGCCGACGAGTGGACCGCACTTCTCGCCTCGCACGGCCTGCATGGCAAATGGCGCGTCGCCAACGGCGACACCGTCACCCTGCTCGCGCATGCCTCGGCGGGTTACGACCTCGTGGTGATGGAGCGGTCGTCCACCATGCGCGGCGATGCGCCCATCGGGTTCGGCGTGGTATCGCGCACCGTGTTCGCGTCCAGTCGCGGCGTGCTGGTGGTACCCGACAACGCGCCGGTCGGGACGCTGGGCGAGCACGTGCTGGTGGCATGGAGCGGCAGCCGCGAATCGGCGCTGGCGGTGCGTTCGTCGTTGCACCTGCTGCGCCGCGCCGCGCGCGTCACCGTCATCGACGGCAGCCGCGACGAAGACATCGACACCTGCGCGCTGCCCGATACCGACATCTGCCACTGGCTCGACAGCCACGGCGTCACCGCCACGGTGCGCCGCCTCGACGACGGCGCGAAAGCCGCGCCCGGTCCGGCATTGCTCGACATCGCCCACGCGGAAAAGGCCGACCTCATCGTGATGGGCGCCTGGGGCCGCTCGCGCCTTTCCGAAATGGTGCTCGGCGGCACCACGCGCTACCTCTTCATGCAATCCGACGTGCCGATGCTCGTCGCGCACTGA
- a CDS encoding DUF885 domain-containing protein, translating into MFRRLTLAAAVTFAVGAAHADATPPAWIARSNADSQLLLDITARYSPESATDIGVKGFDEKTADLSAGADDRQRADLVAARKKYDERLAGEKDPNVRQDLQILIKQIDSSIKGIDLNKKYMLPWYDAGQIIFSGEFSLLNAESTPEQNKAALGRLKCYVGMAPGCKALVDEARARTTEKLADKALLGPVKADVEQKLGNTQRYVDGIRKLFAEKKVAGSDEAMNTLDKQLKDYNAWVKSTVLPRGRTDFRLPEPMYAYNLEQVGLDIAPRELIARAQLEFMETTYALQSLAPVVAKAEGLPDGDYRDVLKALKKKQLPKDKVEPTYHMVIGKIEDIIRKQRIVELPKRQLAMRLASEAENARTPAPHMDPPPFINNTGQRGTFVLTTGNPPADGDNTQMYDDFTFEAAAWTLTAHEGRPGHELQFAAMVEQGVSLTRSLFAFNSVNVEGWALYAEAEMVPYEPPAGQFVALQFRLLRAARAFLDPMLNLGMIDRDRAHDILVHDVGLSEPMARQELDRYTLNSPGQATAYFYGYLRILQLRAETQTRLGERFDRKAFNDFLIAQGLLPPDLLAEAVRTRFVPSQEKKK; encoded by the coding sequence ATGTTTCGACGACTGACCCTCGCGGCCGCCGTGACCTTCGCGGTCGGTGCCGCGCACGCCGATGCCACACCGCCGGCCTGGATCGCGCGCAGCAATGCCGATTCACAGCTCCTGCTCGACATCACCGCCCGCTACAGCCCCGAATCGGCCACCGACATCGGCGTGAAGGGCTTCGACGAGAAAACCGCCGACCTGAGTGCCGGCGCCGACGACCGCCAGCGCGCCGACCTGGTCGCGGCACGCAAGAAGTACGACGAACGCCTGGCCGGGGAGAAGGATCCCAACGTCCGTCAGGACCTGCAGATCCTCATCAAGCAGATCGATTCCAGCATCAAGGGCATCGACCTCAACAAGAAATACATGCTGCCCTGGTACGACGCCGGCCAGATCATCTTCAGCGGCGAGTTCTCGTTGCTCAACGCCGAGAGCACGCCGGAGCAGAACAAGGCCGCCCTCGGCCGCCTGAAGTGCTACGTGGGCATGGCCCCGGGCTGCAAGGCGCTGGTCGACGAGGCCCGCGCCCGCACCACCGAAAAGCTCGCCGACAAGGCGCTGCTGGGCCCGGTCAAGGCCGACGTCGAACAGAAGCTGGGCAACACGCAGCGTTACGTCGACGGCATCCGCAAGCTGTTCGCCGAGAAGAAGGTGGCCGGCAGCGACGAGGCGATGAACACGCTCGACAAACAGCTGAAGGATTACAACGCCTGGGTGAAGAGCACGGTGCTGCCGCGCGGGCGCACCGACTTCCGCCTGCCCGAGCCGATGTACGCCTACAACCTCGAACAGGTGGGCCTGGACATCGCGCCGCGCGAGCTCATCGCCCGCGCGCAGCTGGAATTCATGGAAACCACCTATGCGCTGCAGTCCCTCGCGCCGGTGGTGGCCAAGGCCGAGGGCCTGCCCGACGGCGATTACCGCGACGTGCTCAAGGCGCTGAAGAAGAAGCAGCTGCCCAAGGACAAGGTCGAACCGACGTACCACATGGTGATCGGCAAGATCGAAGACATCATCCGCAAGCAACGCATCGTCGAACTGCCCAAGCGCCAGCTCGCCATGCGCCTGGCGTCCGAGGCGGAGAACGCGCGCACGCCCGCGCCGCACATGGACCCGCCGCCGTTCATCAACAACACCGGGCAGCGCGGCACCTTCGTGCTCACCACGGGCAACCCGCCGGCCGACGGCGACAACACGCAGATGTACGACGACTTCACCTTCGAAGCCGCCGCCTGGACCCTCACCGCGCATGAGGGCCGCCCGGGCCACGAACTGCAGTTCGCGGCGATGGTGGAACAGGGCGTGTCGCTCACGCGCAGCCTGTTCGCCTTCAACAGCGTCAACGTGGAAGGCTGGGCGCTGTACGCCGAGGCCGAGATGGTGCCGTACGAGCCGCCGGCCGGCCAGTTCGTGGCCTTGCAGTTCCGCCTGCTGCGCGCGGCGCGCGCCTTCCTCGACCCCATGCTCAACCTGGGCATGATCGACCGCGACCGCGCCCACGACATCCTCGTGCACGACGTGGGCCTCTCCGAACCGATGGCGCGACAGGAGCTGGATCGTTACACGCTCAACTCCCCCGGCCAGGCCACCGCCTACTTCTACGGCTACCTGCGCATCCTGCAATTGCGCGCGGAAACGCAGACCAGGCTCGGCGAGCGTTTCGATCGCAAGGCGTTCAACGACTTCCTCATCGCCCAGGGCCTGCTGCCGCCCGACCTGCTGGCCGAGGCGGTGCGTACGCGCTTCGTGCCGTCGCAGGAAAAGAAGAAGTAA
- a CDS encoding zinc-binding alcohol dehydrogenase family protein yields the protein MKAVVHVQSLPADDARSLADADLPEPSPGPRDLLVKVEAISVNPVDTKIRRRKAGSEGQGVLGWDAAGTVVAVGAEVGRFKPGDAVWYAGELERPGTNAEHQVVDERIVGRKPSTLGMAEAAALPLTAVTAWELMFERMGVPFGTQGRPATLLVVGAAGGVGSIAVQLARKMTGLTVIGTASRPETRQWVEAMGAHHVVDHSRPLEAEVRAVAPEGVDYVLSLTRTELHYPALVELLKPHGKLGLIDDPDDSIDIRLLKRKSLSLHWELMYTRSLFRTEDMGEQGRILDEVANLVDAGVVRTTMRENVGTVNAANLWRAHEKLESGSTIGKVVLEGF from the coding sequence ATGAAAGCCGTCGTCCATGTCCAGTCGTTGCCCGCCGACGATGCGCGCAGCCTCGCCGATGCCGATCTGCCCGAACCGTCGCCCGGGCCTCGCGACCTGCTGGTGAAAGTGGAAGCGATCTCGGTCAATCCGGTGGATACCAAGATCCGCCGGCGCAAGGCGGGCAGTGAGGGCCAGGGCGTGCTCGGTTGGGATGCGGCCGGTACGGTCGTGGCCGTGGGTGCCGAGGTCGGCCGCTTCAAGCCCGGCGATGCCGTGTGGTACGCGGGCGAACTGGAGCGCCCCGGCACCAACGCCGAGCATCAGGTGGTCGACGAACGCATCGTCGGCCGCAAGCCGTCCACGCTGGGCATGGCCGAGGCGGCGGCGTTGCCGCTGACGGCGGTCACCGCGTGGGAGCTGATGTTCGAGCGCATGGGCGTGCCGTTCGGCACGCAGGGACGCCCGGCCACGCTGCTGGTCGTGGGCGCGGCCGGTGGCGTGGGTTCCATCGCGGTGCAACTGGCGCGCAAGATGACCGGCCTCACCGTGATCGGCACGGCGTCGCGCCCGGAAACCCGTCAGTGGGTCGAAGCGATGGGTGCGCACCACGTGGTCGACCATTCGCGCCCGCTGGAGGCGGAGGTGCGTGCCGTGGCGCCGGAAGGCGTCGACTACGTGCTTTCCCTCACGCGCACGGAGTTGCACTATCCGGCGTTGGTGGAGCTGCTCAAGCCGCACGGCAAGCTCGGTCTCATCGACGATCCCGACGACTCGATCGATATCCGCCTGCTCAAGCGCAAGAGCCTGTCGCTGCATTGGGAGTTGATGTACACGCGGTCGCTGTTCCGCACCGAGGACATGGGCGAACAGGGACGCATCCTCGACGAGGTGGCTAACCTGGTGGATGCGGGCGTGGTGCGCACGACGATGCGGGAAAACGTCGGCACGGTTAACGCGGCCAACCTGTGGCGCGCGCACGAGAAGCTGGAAAGCGGGAGCACGATCGGTAAGGTGGTGCTCGAGGGGTTCTGA
- a CDS encoding cysteine dioxygenase gives MGKRSSIISSLRDVAFDLSQAELPDLASMGREIGRLLHSRHDEVIASLGGLRERRRGFERWMLAERSKPPVSVLVMAWPPGYTTPVHDHGGLWGLEATIAGALEVESFDKGDDEHSLRSSGRTWLGPGDATWFDSTEVHAHRCRNLSRHDTALTLHVYGGDLAQYLAYEQPGPSEHWIARPRQSIIAGRLTA, from the coding sequence ATGGGCAAACGTTCTTCCATCATCAGCAGCCTGCGCGACGTCGCTTTCGACCTGTCGCAGGCCGAACTGCCGGATCTGGCCTCGATGGGCCGCGAGATCGGTCGCCTGCTGCATTCGCGCCACGACGAGGTGATCGCCTCGCTGGGCGGCTTGCGCGAGCGCCGTCGCGGTTTCGAGCGCTGGATGCTCGCCGAACGGTCGAAGCCGCCGGTCAGCGTGCTCGTCATGGCCTGGCCGCCCGGCTACACCACGCCCGTGCACGACCACGGCGGGTTGTGGGGCCTGGAAGCGACCATCGCGGGCGCGCTCGAAGTGGAGTCGTTCGACAAGGGCGACGACGAACATTCCCTGCGCAGCAGCGGCCGCACCTGGTTGGGACCGGGCGACGCCACGTGGTTCGACTCCACCGAGGTGCACGCGCATCGTTGCCGCAATTTATCGCGGCACGATACGGCGCTCACCCTTCACGTCTACGGTGGCGATCTGGCACAGTATCTCGCCTACGAGCAGCCCGGTCCGTCCGAGCACTGGATCGCACGACCGAGGCAGTCGATCATCGCGGGACGCCTGACGGCCTGA
- a CDS encoding FAD/NAD(P)-binding protein produces the protein MFQKVAIIGGGAAAATLVSELLERRTPRPLHLDWYAGRAEPGRGVAYGTPSDRHLLNVRAASMGMFVSKPGGFLEYAQALDASVKGSDFLPRRLYGDFLRSRVEQALKNAHTYGHDVNVVPFAADSLVPSSEGITIGYGDEEAHADAAVLAIGSLPPRPLPGVEDAAIASGRYVTDPWPYLASAAQDDRPLRVLVIGLGLTAVDVLLELSARWPNARFTALSRHGKLPEPHLAAVSAPSADGDELVESLRDDPNVRVWLHKLRDAVAHAEDWRTVIDGMRPHTQSLWRDLPEAERARFLRHARWAWERARHRMPPQVTASVVELEKAERLQRRRGRMRSVKLSMDGHLDVVRALPGGSEVTEPYDIVIQTVGLNTDTLRTEHRLVSQLVVDKLVTPDPLGLGLAALPDGHLLDATGKPRNNLFAIGSLLRGALWESTAVPEIRKQAQAVANMLVASK, from the coding sequence ATGTTTCAGAAAGTCGCCATCATCGGCGGTGGCGCGGCAGCGGCGACGCTGGTGAGCGAGTTGCTGGAGCGACGCACGCCGCGTCCGCTCCACCTGGACTGGTACGCGGGTCGCGCCGAGCCGGGTCGTGGCGTGGCCTATGGCACGCCGTCGGACCGCCACCTGCTCAACGTGCGCGCCGCGTCGATGGGTATGTTCGTCAGCAAGCCCGGCGGATTCCTCGAATACGCCCAGGCGCTCGACGCGAGCGTCAAGGGATCCGATTTCCTGCCGCGTCGCCTCTACGGCGATTTCCTGCGCTCGCGCGTCGAGCAGGCGCTGAAGAACGCCCACACGTATGGCCACGACGTCAACGTGGTGCCTTTCGCCGCCGACTCGCTGGTGCCGTCGAGCGAAGGCATCACCATCGGCTATGGCGACGAGGAAGCCCATGCCGACGCCGCGGTGCTCGCCATCGGCTCGCTGCCGCCGCGCCCCTTGCCGGGCGTGGAAGATGCCGCGATCGCCAGCGGTCGCTACGTCACCGATCCATGGCCCTACCTCGCCTCCGCCGCGCAGGACGACCGTCCCCTGCGCGTGCTGGTGATCGGCCTCGGCCTCACCGCCGTCGACGTGCTCCTCGAACTCTCGGCACGCTGGCCGAACGCACGCTTCACCGCGTTGTCCCGCCACGGCAAGTTGCCCGAACCGCACCTGGCCGCCGTCTCGGCACCCTCAGCCGACGGCGACGAACTGGTGGAATCCCTCCGGGACGACCCAAACGTGCGCGTGTGGCTGCACAAGCTGCGCGATGCCGTGGCGCACGCCGAGGATTGGCGCACCGTCATCGACGGCATGCGTCCGCACACGCAATCGCTATGGCGCGACCTGCCCGAGGCCGAACGGGCCCGCTTCCTGCGTCACGCACGCTGGGCATGGGAACGCGCGCGCCATCGCATGCCGCCGCAGGTCACCGCGTCGGTGGTCGAACTGGAAAAAGCCGAACGCCTCCAGCGCCGCCGCGGTCGCATGCGCTCGGTGAAGCTGTCCATGGACGGCCATCTCGACGTGGTGCGCGCCCTGCCCGGAGGCAGCGAAGTCACCGAGCCCTACGACATCGTGATCCAGACGGTGGGCCTCAACACCGACACGCTGCGCACCGAGCACCGCCTCGTGAGCCAGCTCGTCGTCGACAAGCTGGTCACGCCCGATCCATTGGGCCTGGGTCTCGCCGCCCTGCCCGACGGCCACCTGCTCGACGCGACAGGCAAGCCGCGCAACAACCTGTTCGCCATCGGCAGCCTGCTGCGCGGGGCGTTGTGGGAATCCACGGCCGTTCCCGAGATCCGCAAGCAGGCGCAAGCGGTGGCGAACATGCTGGTGGCATCGAAGTAG
- a CDS encoding energy transducer TonB: MSFARPSSQAGIHPDTVRIVAMSAAIALNAAALIAVMRPMVAQIVTTPLASASLRIIDHPVEPKPIPPPPIDLKPLPVVRHASTTVVPKPQPVTPPAVVPTDEGSAPMVPSTPVDTAPVAPAVESAPVEAKLAYVSAPAPAYPRAALQRHMEGTVTLRVLVDETGKPVQVEIEQSSGHAILDAAARDQVLAAWRFQPAQANGRAVRAWARIPVAFDLRKI, translated from the coding sequence ATGTCGTTCGCTCGTCCGTCGTCCCAGGCCGGGATTCACCCGGATACCGTCCGCATCGTCGCCATGAGTGCCGCGATCGCCCTCAACGCCGCCGCGCTCATCGCCGTCATGCGGCCGATGGTGGCGCAGATCGTCACCACGCCGCTGGCCAGTGCGTCCCTACGGATCATCGATCATCCCGTCGAGCCCAAGCCGATCCCCCCGCCGCCGATCGACCTGAAGCCGTTACCGGTCGTGCGCCATGCGTCGACGACGGTCGTTCCCAAACCGCAACCCGTGACGCCGCCGGCCGTGGTACCCACCGACGAAGGCAGCGCGCCGATGGTGCCGTCCACGCCGGTGGACACCGCACCCGTCGCGCCGGCGGTCGAAAGCGCCCCCGTGGAAGCGAAGCTGGCCTATGTGTCGGCGCCCGCTCCCGCCTATCCGCGCGCGGCCTTGCAGCGACACATGGAAGGCACGGTCACGCTACGCGTGCTCGTGGACGAGACCGGCAAGCCCGTGCAGGTGGAGATCGAGCAAAGCAGCGGGCACGCCATCCTCGACGCGGCGGCGCGCGACCAGGTGCTGGCCGCGTGGCGATTCCAGCCGGCGCAGGCGAACGGCCGTGCCGTGCGCGCCTGGGCACGCATTCCCGTGGCGTTCGACCTGCGCAAGATCTGA
- a CDS encoding DUF456 domain-containing protein produces the protein MDIALYVLAALLVIGGVAGAILPVLPGIPMIFGGIWLAAAVDEYRHLGWGWLVAIGIAGAVGVALDFVSASLGAKKIGASPRALWGAGAGTVVGMFFGIPGLLLGPFAGAVLGELCSGKSILRSAHVGVSTWFGMLVGIVAKGVISFLMIGMAAVALVFS, from the coding sequence ATGGACATCGCCCTCTACGTGCTCGCCGCCCTATTGGTGATCGGCGGCGTGGCCGGCGCCATCCTGCCGGTGCTTCCCGGCATCCCGATGATCTTCGGCGGCATCTGGCTGGCGGCGGCGGTGGACGAGTACCGGCACCTCGGCTGGGGCTGGCTGGTGGCGATCGGCATCGCGGGCGCCGTCGGCGTCGCGCTGGACTTCGTCTCCGCCTCGCTGGGCGCGAAAAAGATCGGCGCCAGTCCACGCGCGCTATGGGGCGCCGGGGCGGGCACGGTCGTGGGCATGTTCTTCGGCATCCCCGGCCTGCTGCTCGGCCCGTTCGCGGGCGCCGTCCTCGGTGAGTTGTGTTCCGGCAAGAGCATCCTGCGTTCTGCCCACGTCGGCGTCAGCACCTGGTTCGGCATGCTCGTGGGCATCGTGGCCAAGGGGGTGATCTCGTTCCTGATGATCGGCATGGCCGCCGTGGCACTCGTGTTCAGCTGA